CCTGCACGCGGCGCGGCAGCGCGGGCTGGAGATGGGTGCGACGCCCGTCCTTCCCGGCGCAGGGGCGGCCTTGTGCTTCCTCGCGACCGCCGTCAACGCCAAGTCCGTCGTCGAGATCGGCACGGGCTGCGGCGTCTCGGGGCTGTGGCTGCTGCGCGGCATGCGTACGGACGGCACGCTGACGAGCGTGGACGTCGAGCCCGAGCACCAGCGGCTGGCCAGACAGGCGTTCACGGAGGCCGGCTTCTCCGGCAGCCGGGTGCGGCTGATCTCCGGCCGGGCGCTCGACGTGCTGCCCCGGCTGTCCGACGGCGGCTACGACATGGTCTTCGCCGACGGCTCCAAGCACGAGTACGCCGACTACCTGGCCGAGGCGGTGCGCCTGCTGCGCGTGGGCGGTGTCGTGGCCTTCGACAACATGTTGTGGC
The nucleotide sequence above comes from Nonomuraea gerenzanensis. Encoded proteins:
- a CDS encoding O-methyltransferase; protein product: MTHPVEATLAYAEQFHHEDEILHAARQRGLEMGATPVLPGAGAALCFLATAVNAKSVVEIGTGCGVSGLWLLRGMRTDGTLTSVDVEPEHQRLARQAFTEAGFSGSRVRLISGRALDVLPRLSDGGYDMVFADGSKHEYADYLAEAVRLLRVGGVVAFDNMLWHNRVADPAQRDPETVALREVGKLVQSDERLRSVLMPLGDGLLAAVKIGS